From the Streptomyces sp. KMM 9044 genome, one window contains:
- a CDS encoding DUF1707 and FHA domain-containing protein translates to MTSSFEFNTYPARLSDTERDKALKVLRNGVAVGRLSHDTFVRRMELALAARCPDELVPLTADLPTEGRFSRLVFGSVEAVSGFTVRLRGAWRAERLPKLLLPHPATAHSLCIGRGPANGLRLHHETVSRIHAELRRQGGLWVLRDLGSTNGTTVNGRRVVGAAVVREGDQIGFGRMTYRLAAN, encoded by the coding sequence GTGACGTCGTCATTCGAGTTCAACACGTACCCCGCGCGGCTCTCCGACACGGAGCGCGACAAGGCGCTGAAGGTGCTGCGGAACGGCGTCGCCGTGGGGCGGTTGTCCCATGACACGTTCGTCCGGCGCATGGAGCTCGCGCTCGCGGCCCGGTGCCCCGACGAACTCGTCCCGCTCACCGCCGACCTGCCCACCGAGGGCCGCTTCTCACGCCTGGTGTTCGGCTCCGTGGAGGCGGTCTCCGGGTTCACGGTACGGCTGCGCGGGGCGTGGCGGGCCGAGCGGCTGCCGAAGCTGCTGCTGCCCCATCCGGCGACCGCCCACTCCTTGTGCATAGGGCGCGGCCCCGCCAACGGCCTGCGGCTCCACCACGAGACGGTCTCCCGCATACATGCCGAACTCCGCCGGCAGGGCGGCCTGTGGGTGCTGCGGGACCTCGGTTCCACCAACGGCACGACGGTGAACGGGCGTCGGGTGGTCGGTGCGGCGGTTGTCCGGGAGGGCGACCAGATCGGCTTCGGACGGATGACGTACCGGCTCGCGGCGAACTGA
- the treZ gene encoding malto-oligosyltrehalose trehalohydrolase, producing the protein MQFEVWAPQAGEVTLQCDGVTRVLTRDPQREGWWCGEADARDGSRYGFALDGGPVLPDPRSRRQPDGPDGESAVVDHGTFAWRTVWDGRPLPGAVLYELHVGTYTREGTFDAAAKRLEHLAGLGVTHVELMPVCPFPGRHGWGYEGVALWAVHEPYGGPEALKRFVDRAHALGLGVVLDVVHNHLGPSGNHLPRFGPYFTDTHHTPWGAAVNLDAPGSDEVRTYLVGSALAWLRDYRIDGLRLDAVHALADTRAHHFLEELSAAVDALSAGTGRPLFLIAESDRNDPRDVTPRADGGHGLHAQWNDDFHHALHAALTGESQGYYADFARAPLTALAKTLSGGFFHDGTYSSFRGRRHGQPLDRTRIAGHRLLGYGQTHDQIGNRARGDRLAALVSPGLLACAAALTLTAPFTPMLFMGEEWAAGTPWQFFTDHTDAELAKAVRDGRRREFTAHGWAEADVPDPQDPATRDRSCLDWSEPQREPHGRVLAWYRQLVALRHAQPDLTDPDLADTKVVFDEERRWLAFRRGDVLVAVNLAGEPAAIPLGVPHARVLAAWEPVGVPGPDGVLHLPGESAVVLQQQ; encoded by the coding sequence GTGCAGTTCGAGGTGTGGGCACCGCAGGCCGGCGAGGTGACGCTCCAGTGCGACGGCGTCACGCGCGTGTTGACGCGCGATCCGCAGCGGGAGGGGTGGTGGTGCGGTGAGGCGGACGCGCGGGACGGCTCCCGGTACGGCTTCGCGCTGGACGGCGGACCGGTCCTGCCCGATCCGCGCTCGCGCCGGCAGCCGGACGGGCCCGACGGGGAAAGCGCCGTCGTCGACCACGGCACGTTCGCCTGGCGCACGGTCTGGGACGGGCGTCCGCTGCCCGGCGCCGTCCTGTACGAGCTGCACGTGGGCACGTACACGCGCGAGGGGACGTTCGACGCCGCCGCGAAGCGGCTGGAGCATCTCGCCGGGCTGGGCGTCACCCATGTGGAGCTGATGCCGGTGTGTCCCTTCCCCGGCCGTCACGGCTGGGGGTACGAGGGGGTCGCGCTGTGGGCGGTGCACGAGCCGTACGGAGGGCCCGAGGCGCTGAAACGGTTCGTGGACCGGGCGCACGCCCTGGGTCTGGGCGTCGTCCTCGACGTGGTGCACAACCATCTGGGACCGTCCGGGAACCATCTTCCGCGATTCGGCCCGTACTTCACCGACACCCACCACACTCCGTGGGGCGCCGCCGTCAACCTGGACGCCCCCGGCTCGGACGAGGTACGGACGTATCTCGTCGGGAGCGCTCTGGCGTGGCTGCGCGACTACCGGATCGACGGGCTACGCCTGGACGCGGTGCACGCGCTGGCGGACACGCGCGCCCACCACTTCCTGGAGGAGCTGTCGGCGGCCGTGGACGCCTTGTCGGCCGGCACCGGCCGGCCGCTGTTCCTGATCGCCGAGTCGGACCGGAACGACCCCCGGGACGTCACGCCCCGCGCAGACGGCGGCCACGGGCTGCACGCACAGTGGAACGACGACTTCCACCACGCCCTGCACGCCGCGCTGACCGGGGAGTCGCAGGGCTACTACGCCGACTTCGCGCGCGCCCCGCTCACGGCGCTCGCCAAGACGCTCTCCGGCGGCTTCTTCCACGACGGCACGTACTCCTCCTTCCGCGGCCGGCGGCACGGACAGCCCCTGGACCGTACGCGGATCGCCGGGCACCGGCTCCTCGGCTACGGCCAGACCCACGACCAGATCGGCAACCGGGCCCGGGGCGACCGGCTGGCCGCGCTGGTCTCCCCCGGCCTGCTGGCCTGCGCGGCAGCCCTCACACTGACCGCGCCGTTCACGCCGATGCTGTTCATGGGCGAGGAGTGGGCGGCGGGCACGCCCTGGCAGTTCTTCACGGACCACACCGACGCCGAACTCGCCAAGGCCGTGCGCGACGGCAGGCGGCGGGAGTTCACGGCACACGGCTGGGCCGAGGCGGACGTGCCCGATCCGCAGGACCCCGCCACCCGCGACCGCTCCTGCCTGGACTGGTCGGAGCCGCAGCGCGAGCCCCATGGACGCGTGCTGGCCTGGTACCGGCAGCTCGTCGCACTGCGTCACGCACAGCCGGATCTCACCGACCCCGACCTCGCCGACACCAAGGTGGTCTTCGACGAGGAGCGGCGCTGGCTCGCCTTCCGGCGCGGGGACGTGCTGGTGGCCGTGAACCTGGCCGGTGAACCGGCCGCGATCCCCCTGGGCGTACCGCACGCGCGCGTACTCGCCGCCTGGGAGCCCGTCGGCGTACCGGGCCCGGACGGGGTCCTGCACCTGCCCGGCGAGTCGGCGGTGGTGCTGCAGCAGCAGTGA
- a CDS encoding aminoglycoside phosphotransferase family protein, translated as MTQAPTPTADTVRRLVRTLLRDEGDGETADVPDVLPVGEGVDPATWWVGTRQVLRLALDRETSARRRRELRLRELARPHVPVAVPSSTAHGEWAPGLACTLDTRLSGGSAEEHRVSAVGETDLAGLLTGLREVPVPQAETLGVPRVSPRSLESLRRAAGPAAELLAAADEFAPVRLRQLTPSATGRLAAQSGSPVLVHHGLTGERLVVSTDGRVRGVLGWAGAVVGDPAEDIAGLALAVGSPAAVRAATLAGYGARPCLRGLWLARCDAVLHLAGALGGKGTGPPPGPVPLLRVRLRRAWEAILLERVTDLRSAEDMP; from the coding sequence ATGACCCAGGCACCGACACCCACCGCGGACACCGTCCGCCGACTGGTCCGTACCCTCCTCCGGGACGAAGGGGACGGTGAGACCGCCGACGTACCGGACGTGCTGCCCGTCGGTGAGGGCGTCGATCCCGCCACCTGGTGGGTCGGCACCCGGCAGGTGCTGCGCCTCGCACTCGACCGCGAGACGAGCGCGCGCCGACGCCGTGAACTGCGGCTGCGCGAACTCGCCCGCCCCCACGTCCCGGTCGCGGTGCCGTCGAGCACGGCGCACGGCGAATGGGCACCGGGCCTGGCCTGCACCCTGGACACCAGGCTGTCCGGCGGGTCGGCGGAGGAGCACCGGGTGTCCGCCGTCGGTGAGACCGATCTGGCCGGGCTGCTCACCGGACTGCGCGAGGTACCGGTGCCGCAGGCGGAGACGCTCGGTGTGCCGCGTGTCTCCCCGCGTTCCCTGGAGTCCCTGCGCCGGGCCGCCGGACCGGCCGCCGAACTGCTGGCCGCCGCCGACGAGTTCGCACCCGTCCGCCTGCGGCAGCTCACGCCGTCCGCCACCGGCCGGCTCGCCGCCCAGTCCGGTTCGCCGGTCCTCGTCCACCACGGTCTCACCGGAGAGCGTCTCGTGGTCAGCACCGACGGCCGGGTACGCGGGGTCCTCGGCTGGGCCGGGGCGGTGGTCGGCGACCCCGCCGAGGACATCGCGGGCCTGGCGCTCGCCGTGGGCTCCCCGGCCGCCGTACGCGCCGCCACCCTCGCCGGCTACGGCGCCCGCCCCTGTCTGCGCGGCCTGTGGCTGGCCCGCTGCGACGCCGTCCTCCACCTCGCCGGCGCCCTCGGCGGCAAAGGCACCGGCCCGCCGCCGGGGCCCGTGCCGCTGCTGCGCGTCCGGCTGCGCAGGGCCTGGGAGGCGATCCTGCTGGAGCGCGTGACGGACCTCCGCAGCGCCGAGGACATGCCGTAG
- a CDS encoding PDZ domain-containing protein, whose translation MAVGTVLVFSGVGVGARGATVVGADGLAELQRRAGRAGAAAPSGPSGPTPSGAIPSPASAPVVARLGVEGVDDSGPGVLAVGVPVPGPGFSAGLVRGEVLLVFGDARIDTAADLARAAVRARPGAEATLTVRHRGGGFQQLTAVPGLVT comes from the coding sequence ATGGCCGTCGGCACTGTCCTGGTGTTCTCCGGGGTGGGCGTCGGGGCGAGGGGGGCCACGGTCGTCGGCGCGGACGGGCTCGCCGAGCTGCAACGCCGGGCGGGGCGCGCGGGTGCTGCCGCGCCGTCCGGGCCGTCCGGGCCGACGCCGTCGGGTGCCATTCCCTCCCCGGCGTCCGCGCCCGTCGTCGCCCGGCTCGGTGTGGAGGGCGTGGACGACAGCGGGCCGGGGGTGCTGGCGGTCGGTGTCCCTGTGCCGGGTCCGGGGTTCTCGGCGGGCCTGGTGCGGGGCGAGGTGCTCCTCGTCTTCGGCGACGCCCGGATCGACACCGCCGCCGACCTGGCACGCGCGGCCGTCCGGGCGAGACCGGGCGCCGAGGCGACGCTCACGGTGCGCCACCGCGGCGGTGGCTTCCAGCAGCTCACGGCCGTCCCCGGCCTCGTCACCTGA
- the cyc2 gene encoding germacradienol/geosmin synthase Cyc2, giving the protein MTQPFELPHFYLPHPARLNPHLDQARAHSSAWAREMGMLEGSGVWEQADLDAHDYGLLCAYTHPDCDGPALSLITDWYVWVFFFDDHFLELFKRSQDREGGKAHLDRLPLFMPLDPSAPVPEPRNPVEAGLADLWARTVPAMSEDWRARFAVATEHLLNESLWELSNINEGRIANPVEYIEMRRKVGGAPWSAGLVEYATAEVPAAVARTRPLRVLMETFSDAVHLRNDLFSYQREVEDEGENSNGVLVLETFFGCTTQQAADTVNDILTSRLHQFEHTAFTEVPAVALEKCLAPHEVAAVAAYAKGLQDWQSGGHEWHMRSSRYMNEGARETSPWAGPTGAGTSAADVRGLLAAAGAARLRAHTHVPYQRVGPSLIPEIRMPFPLELSPHLDASRGTLVDWCRRTGILSEGVWDEDKLDAYDLALCSAGIDPDATPGALDLSAQWLAWGTYGDDYYPLVYGHRRDLATARLTTARLSDCMPVDGEPVPPAANAMERGLTDLWARTTAGMTPEERGPLKNAVNAMTESWLWELGNQIVHRVPDPVDYLEMRRQTFGSDLTLGLCRMGHGPAVPPEVYRSGPVRSLENAAIDYACLLNDVFSYQKEIEFEGEIHNAILVVQNFFGCDYPTALGVVHDLMSRRLDQFEHVVAHELPVLYEDFELSREARAIMRDYVLDLRNWMAGILHWHRSVDRYKDAWLSGRAHGFLPDRTPAVPMATRT; this is encoded by the coding sequence ATGACCCAGCCGTTCGAACTTCCGCACTTCTACCTGCCGCACCCCGCGCGGCTGAACCCGCATCTCGACCAGGCCCGTGCCCACTCGTCGGCGTGGGCGCGCGAGATGGGCATGCTGGAGGGATCCGGAGTCTGGGAGCAGGCCGATCTCGACGCGCACGACTACGGCCTGCTCTGCGCCTACACCCACCCCGACTGCGACGGGCCCGCCCTCTCCCTGATCACCGACTGGTACGTGTGGGTCTTCTTCTTCGACGACCACTTCCTGGAACTGTTCAAACGCAGTCAGGACCGTGAGGGCGGAAAGGCCCACCTGGACCGGCTGCCGCTGTTCATGCCGCTGGACCCCTCGGCCCCCGTGCCCGAGCCGCGCAACCCGGTCGAGGCGGGCCTCGCAGACCTGTGGGCGCGCACCGTGCCCGCGATGTCCGAGGACTGGCGCGCCCGGTTCGCCGTCGCGACGGAACACCTTCTCAACGAGTCGTTGTGGGAGCTCTCCAACATCAACGAGGGGCGGATCGCCAACCCCGTCGAGTACATCGAGATGCGCCGCAAGGTCGGCGGCGCCCCGTGGTCGGCGGGCCTCGTCGAGTACGCGACCGCCGAAGTACCCGCCGCCGTCGCCCGGACCAGGCCGCTCAGGGTGCTGATGGAGACGTTCTCCGACGCCGTGCACCTGCGCAACGACCTGTTCTCCTACCAGCGCGAGGTCGAGGACGAGGGCGAGAACAGCAACGGCGTCCTCGTCCTGGAGACCTTCTTCGGCTGTACCACCCAGCAGGCCGCCGACACCGTCAACGACATCCTCACCTCGCGGCTGCACCAGTTCGAACACACCGCGTTCACCGAAGTGCCCGCGGTCGCCCTGGAGAAGTGCCTCGCCCCACACGAGGTCGCGGCCGTCGCGGCGTACGCGAAGGGCCTGCAGGACTGGCAGTCCGGTGGCCACGAATGGCACATGCGCTCCAGCCGGTACATGAACGAGGGCGCGCGGGAGACCTCCCCGTGGGCGGGGCCGACCGGGGCGGGCACCTCGGCCGCCGACGTGCGCGGGCTGCTCGCCGCCGCGGGCGCGGCGAGACTGCGGGCGCACACCCATGTGCCGTACCAGAGGGTCGGTCCGTCCCTGATCCCCGAGATCCGCATGCCGTTCCCGCTGGAGCTCAGCCCGCACCTCGACGCCTCCCGCGGCACCCTCGTCGACTGGTGCCGGCGGACCGGCATCCTGAGCGAAGGCGTGTGGGACGAGGACAAGCTCGACGCCTACGACCTCGCGCTGTGCTCTGCCGGAATCGACCCGGACGCCACCCCCGGGGCCCTCGACCTCAGCGCGCAGTGGCTCGCCTGGGGCACCTACGGCGACGACTACTACCCGCTCGTCTACGGGCACCGCCGCGACCTGGCCACCGCCCGGCTGACCACCGCCCGTCTGTCCGACTGCATGCCCGTCGACGGCGAACCCGTCCCCCCGGCGGCCAACGCCATGGAGCGGGGCCTGACCGACCTGTGGGCCCGCACCACGGCGGGCATGACCCCCGAGGAGCGGGGGCCTCTGAAGAACGCCGTGAACGCCATGACCGAGAGCTGGCTGTGGGAGCTGGGCAACCAGATCGTGCACCGCGTGCCCGACCCGGTCGACTACCTGGAGATGCGCCGGCAGACCTTCGGCTCCGACCTCACCCTCGGCCTGTGCCGGATGGGCCACGGCCCGGCCGTCCCGCCCGAGGTCTACCGCAGCGGCCCGGTCCGCTCGCTGGAGAACGCGGCCATCGACTACGCCTGCCTCCTCAACGACGTCTTCTCGTACCAGAAGGAGATCGAGTTCGAGGGCGAGATCCACAACGCGATCCTCGTCGTGCAGAACTTCTTCGGCTGCGACTACCCGACGGCGCTGGGCGTCGTCCACGACCTGATGAGCCGCCGCCTGGACCAGTTCGAGCACGTCGTGGCGCATGAGCTGCCCGTTCTGTACGAGGACTTCGAGCTGTCCCGGGAGGCACGCGCGATCATGCGGGACTACGTGCTGGACCTGCGGAACTGGATGGCCGGCATCCTGCACTGGCACCGCAGCGTGGACCGCTACAAGGACGCGTGGCTTTCCGGCCGGGCCCACGGCTTCCTGCCGGACCGCACACCCGCGGTGCCCATGGCCACCCGCACCTGA
- a CDS encoding damage-control phosphatase ARMT1 family protein gives MSDTPTAPVILGNRPGSFPHGVLAERHPAIIRQVREAFPYEPGQQRALDALLANCTGGTIEPLPADAHDRERWTAWGMDTYAGQSWYDVPWLWSESWFYRRLLQAVGYFGPGPWQGIDPFCLSKRAELDSPATNEELAALEDLADRPADEQRQALLHGSLWGNRADLGFRLSAEGADLAAAVPALVADDSERLWSLLDASRAGTLVLVADNAGRELVPDLLLIAHLLAHGTINRAVLHVKPYPYYVSDATTADVVDALRRLANAQGTAAGYGRRLWDALSDGRLVLRAHPFSCSPLPYEEMPDDLRADFAPAALTLVKGDLNYRRLVGDRTWPSTTPFTDVTGYFPGPVAALRTLKSDVVTGLAPAAEKALVAAEEQRWRTGGTHALIQVRA, from the coding sequence ATGTCCGACACCCCCACCGCTCCCGTGATCCTCGGCAACCGGCCCGGTTCGTTCCCGCACGGCGTGCTCGCCGAGAGGCACCCCGCGATCATCCGGCAGGTGCGCGAGGCCTTCCCGTACGAACCCGGGCAACAGCGCGCGCTCGACGCCCTGCTGGCCAACTGCACCGGGGGCACCATCGAACCCCTTCCCGCCGACGCACACGACCGGGAGCGCTGGACGGCCTGGGGGATGGACACGTACGCCGGACAGTCCTGGTACGACGTGCCCTGGCTGTGGTCCGAGAGCTGGTTCTACCGCCGACTGCTGCAAGCGGTCGGCTACTTCGGCCCTGGCCCCTGGCAGGGGATCGACCCCTTCTGCCTCTCCAAACGCGCCGAACTCGACTCGCCCGCGACGAACGAGGAACTCGCCGCGCTCGAGGACCTCGCCGACCGGCCCGCGGACGAGCAGAGGCAGGCCCTGCTGCACGGCTCACTGTGGGGAAACCGCGCCGACCTCGGCTTCCGGCTCTCCGCCGAGGGAGCCGACCTCGCGGCGGCCGTCCCCGCGCTGGTCGCCGACGACAGCGAGCGACTGTGGTCGCTGCTGGACGCCTCCCGCGCGGGCACCCTGGTCCTGGTCGCGGACAACGCCGGACGCGAACTCGTCCCCGACCTCCTGCTCATCGCACACCTGCTGGCCCACGGAACCATCAACCGGGCGGTGCTGCACGTCAAGCCGTACCCGTACTACGTCTCCGACGCCACGACCGCCGACGTCGTCGACGCGTTGCGCCGGCTGGCCAACGCCCAGGGGACAGCGGCCGGTTACGGCCGCCGGCTGTGGGACGCCCTCTCCGACGGCCGACTCGTCCTCCGCGCCCACCCGTTCTCCTGCTCCCCGCTGCCGTACGAGGAGATGCCCGACGACCTCCGCGCCGACTTCGCCCCGGCCGCGCTCACCCTCGTCAAGGGCGACCTCAACTACCGCCGCCTGGTGGGTGACCGGACCTGGCCGTCCACCACACCCTTCACAGACGTCACCGGCTACTTCCCCGGACCGGTCGCCGCCCTGCGCACCCTGAAGTCCGACGTCGTCACCGGACTGGCTCCCGCGGCGGAGAAGGCACTGGTCGCGGCCGAGGAACAGCGCTGGCGCACCGGCGGCACCCACGCGCTGATCCAGGTACGGGCATAG
- a CDS encoding ScbR family autoregulator-binding transcription factor, giving the protein MARQVRAEQTRATIITAAADLFDRQGYESTSLSDIVEHAHVTKGALYFHFAAKEDLAHAILEIQSATCRGLARDTEIRGHTSLEALMRLTFGIARQSAEDPVLRAGLRLATGGARPRPPLRHPFTEWTDIVTTRLVGAVRESDVHPEVDIDVVAHSLVCFFIGTRVVGCTREPVARQPRRTAEMWQLLIRGLVPVTRRARYLSLAARLEREIAPV; this is encoded by the coding sequence ATGGCGAGGCAGGTACGCGCCGAGCAGACCCGTGCGACGATCATCACGGCCGCCGCCGATCTGTTCGACCGACAAGGCTATGAATCGACCAGTCTCAGTGACATCGTCGAGCACGCCCACGTCACCAAGGGAGCCCTGTACTTTCACTTCGCGGCGAAGGAGGACCTGGCACACGCGATCCTGGAGATCCAGTCCGCCACCTGCCGCGGGCTGGCCAGGGACACCGAGATCCGGGGCCACACCTCCCTGGAGGCGCTGATGCGCCTCACCTTCGGCATAGCCCGCCAGTCGGCCGAGGACCCCGTCCTGCGGGCCGGACTCCGCCTCGCCACCGGGGGCGCCCGGCCCCGTCCGCCGCTCCGCCACCCGTTCACCGAGTGGACGGACATCGTCACCACCCGACTCGTCGGCGCGGTCAGGGAGTCCGACGTCCACCCCGAGGTCGACATCGACGTCGTCGCCCACTCCCTCGTCTGCTTCTTCATCGGCACCCGCGTCGTGGGCTGCACCCGGGAACCCGTCGCCCGGCAGCCCCGACGCACCGCGGAGATGTGGCAGCTCCTCATCCGGGGCCTGGTCCCGGTCACCCGCAGGGCCCGCTATCTCAGCCTGGCCGCACGGCTGGAGCGGGAGATCGCACCCGTCTGA